The stretch of DNA TGCCAGAGATCGACTTTGCGGTCGCCTGCCCGCAGATAGTCGTACAGATCGTCCGCGAGCGCGGTGCGCAGCGCCATGCAGACCGAATGCCGGCGCCCGCCCGCGCAAGCCACCGCCAGCGGCGCGCCCTGTGCCTGGGCAGCGCCGATCAGACGCGCAGCCAGATCGGGCGGCAGAAAGGGCGTATCGCATGGTGCCACCACCAGCCAGGGGCCGGACCAGGCCCGCAATCCCGCCGCAACGCCGGCCAGCGGACCGGACCAGGCATCGAAAGCCGGATCGTCGGGCAAAACCTTGCCGTACTGCTCATAGAAGGCCGCATTGCGATTGGCACTGATGAACAGAGACCGGACCTGCGGCGCAAGACGCCGCGCCACGAGGGCCACGAGCGGCTGGCCAGCGAGCACAAGCAGGCCCTTGTCGGCCTGCCGCATGCGGATGCCACGACCGCCCGCCAGGATCAGGCCGGCTGCGCTTTCGGCAAGAGTGTCAGCCACCGATGTAGCTCATTTCTATCTTGCGCGCGGCATCCGGAACGCCCTGGGCGCGGCGTTCGGAATAGTTGTCGTCGCGTTGCGACCAGATGCCGTCTATCAGGTCGGTCAGGCGCGCATCGTCGGCGCCGCCGCGCAAGGGTTCGCGCAGGTCGTACCCCGCGCTGGTGAACAAGCATAGAAAGAGCTTGCCTTCGGGCGACAGGCGCG from Bordetella sp. FB-8 encodes:
- the mobA gene encoding molybdenum cofactor guanylyltransferase MobA, with the translated sequence MADTLAESAAGLILAGGRGIRMRQADKGLLVLAGQPLVALVARRLAPQVRSLFISANRNAAFYEQYGKVLPDDPAFDAWSGPLAGVAAGLRAWSGPWLVVAPCDTPFLPPDLAARLIGAAQAQGAPLAVACAGGRRHSVCMALRTALADDLYDYLRAGDRKVDLWQARVGGVEVGFDDACQAGAPRADARRANAPRAFLNINTPEDLTAAEQSMDSQQ